In Naumovozyma dairenensis CBS 421 chromosome 2, complete genome, the following are encoded in one genomic region:
- the SDH5 gene encoding succinate dehydrogenase assembly factor SDH5 (similar to Saccharomyces cerevisiae EMI5 (YOL071W); ancestral locus Anc_3.144) translates to MLTRNLLRCASTATVIFSRTRVLNGVLSYSFYSTNNNNNNKPNKDEDDVVSRIKIPPIDRSNEPLERTRSRLIYQSRKRGILETDLLLSAFAAKYLKDMDVVELKEYDELLNELDWDIYYWATKNFDYSPLPKKWNDSKVLKKLQEFSQNKKKEILKMPDLDKY, encoded by the coding sequence ATGTTGACTAGAAACCTTTTACGTTGTGCTTCTACTGCCAcagtaattttttcaagaacAAGGGTGCTTAACGGAGTTCTAAGCTATTCATTCTATTCGaccaataacaacaacaataataaaccTAACAaggatgaagatgatgtaGTATCAAGGATAAAAATCCCACCAATTGATAGATCTAACGAACCATTAGAAAGGACCCGTTCCAgattaatttatcaatcaAGGAAAAGAGGTATTTTGGAAactgatttattattatctgcATTTGCCGCTAAATACTTGAAAGATATGGACGTGGtagaattaaaagaatacGATGAATTGTTAAACGAATTGGATTGggatatttattattgggCAACTAAGAACTTCGATTATAGTCCATTACCTAAAAAATGGAATGATTCAaaagtattgaaaaaattgcaAGAATTTAgtcaaaataaaaagaaggaaattttgaagatgCCTGATCTAGATAAATATTAA
- the THP1 gene encoding Thp1p (similar to Saccharomyces cerevisiae THP1 (YOL072W); ancestral locus Anc_3.141), with the protein MVGNYNLNQFFRDIQNGNYTILSLDLQFNGFQVASLQNELISKSYTKKQLEELVEFNSGNKRWTRFNIMITSFLNYCENVDPWSIWSSCDLIFEFYSNLTNCLLNDTYPIDPLVPIFRKQTEIVIPLAIKLDNNYMILGTRKYQFLSHTSSIISKLFNSIKTYRNDNSGGNGSNDSERYDATLPEKQKILLYLVNKLNNLYFRIDSPQLCSNIFNNFKPKSMLEHFKDYNIRERIEYRYLLGRYYLLNARMSNAYAQLQKAYVMAMSINNSLQGNDDDNGNRLVWKRNINRILRYLIPAGIVIGKCPNFNDIKDYPQIDIYKKLCHNITTGNMSGLHGWLKLHEKLLRRQYVHLILLEKLPILTYRFLIKNVISKFVISEGSNKLLYELVHRAIWVSLNLSDDNGSIDNSMGKKITIYDGIHTGTLADTENILVTLINLGFLRGNCFPLLKLCVFQKNVPITDVMPSVDKRIALQFPLHSDDSWLDS; encoded by the coding sequence ATGGTCGGTaattataatttaaatcaattctttagagatattcaaaatggGAATTATACAATCTTAAGTTTAGATTTACAATTCAATGGGTTCCAAGTAGCATCATTACAGAATGAATTGATTTCGAAATCGTACACCAAGAAACAATTAGAGGAATTAGTGGAATTTAATTCAGGTAATAAACGATGGACAAGGTTCAATATTATGATTAcatcatttttaaattattgTGAGAATGTGGATCCATGGTCCATTTGGTCCAGTTGTGATTTAATTTTCGAATTTTATTCTAATTTAACGAATtgtttattaaatgatacaTATCCAATTGATCCCTTGGTACCTATTTTCCGGAAACAAACTGAAATAGTTATACCGTTGGCCAttaaattagataataattatatgatTTTAGGGacaagaaaatatcaattctTATCACATACATCATCAAtcatttcaaaattattcaatagtATTAAGACTTATAGAAATGATAACAGTGGTGGTAATGGTAGTAATGATAGTGAACGATATGATGCAACACTTCCtgagaaacaaaaaattctACTATATTTAGTCAATAAACTAAACAATTTATATTTCAGAATAGATTCTCCACAATTATGttccaatattttcaataattttaagCCAAAGAGTATGTTAGAACATTTCAAGGATTATAATATAAGAGAACGAATTGAATATAGATATCTTTTAGGTAGatattatcttttgaatGCAAGAATGAGTAATGCATATGCACAATTACAAAAAGCATATGTAATGGCCAtgtcaataaataattccCTCCAAGgcaatgatgatgataatgggAATAGATTGGTTTGGAAGCGGAATATTAATAGAATATTACGATATCTTATACCAGCTGGTATTGTCATTGGTAAATGTCCAAATTTCAATGACATTAAAGATTATCCTCAAATAGATATATACAAGAAACTTTGCCACAATATTACGACAGGTAATATGAGTGGGTTACATGGTTGGTTAAAATTACATGAAAAACTCTTACGAAGGCAATATGTGcatttaattcttttagaaaaattaccAATATTAACTTACAGatttttaataaagaatGTTATTTCTAAATTTGTGATATCTGAAGGTTCCAATAAATTATTGTATGAATTGGTACATAGAGCCATATGGGTTTCTTTAAACCTAAGCGATGATAATGGGAGTATTGATAATAGCATggggaaaaaaataacgaTATATGATGGTATTCATACAGGGACTTTGGCAGATacagaaaatatattggtGACTTTGATTAATCTTGGATTTTTACGTGGGAATTGTTTCccattattgaaattatgTGTTTTCCAAAAGAATGTTCCTATCACTGATGTGATGCCAAGTGTTGATAAGAGGATTGCTCTCCAATTCCCATTACATTCAGATGATTCGTGGCTAGATAgctaa
- the UPF3 gene encoding Upf3p (similar to Saccharomyces cerevisiae UPF3 (YGR072W); ancestral locus Anc_3.140), with product MSESPNAQSKKVQQPSPRQQQPTGTTVAAGNTSTDGTAINPRNRRRRPKSRNKQTIDTVPDKEANSTAKSENATHLKGSNKPAKKRATQQQQKQQKRQKQRQKQDRNESNLFKLVLRHLPPNLNSENFIKNVSLSKNIHDLYLEWYYIQGHYSSKLFKQPHYSRAYFIFDSIVKLNKFASIVKNMKFIDDHENVMIPLLTLSSYIKSIEENVPERSRNNPKKHQRTKAPKKDILEGTIENDDLFKMFLGRSKENDKVIDYGNFSLLRPVRKEVSRQKEADIAAAKKSELALTKLAGGSASSTKDVTSQAKNANKDKNKDKISKENKKEKQKGAKATTGTTEGKKKSRRSKKKKKNVPATNTNMGSGNLTFESSTDNATNKKPTQNVVILEAAGKKELQKRKKQISKTSNVMPSLLSQTNNNHIDSPTKNIQSSIKILKREK from the coding sequence ATGTCGGAATCGCCGAATGCCCAATCTAAGAAGGTTCAACAGCCATCACCaagacaacaacaaccaacTGGTACTACTGTTGCAGCTGGCAATACTTCCACAGATGGTACCGCTATTAATCCCAgaaatagaagaagaagaccaAAATCGAGGAACAAACAAACTATTGATACCGTTCCTGATAAAGAAGCCAACAGTACAGCAAAATCAGAGAATGCCACACATCTAAAAGGAAGTAATAAACCTGCAAAGAAGAGAGCAACACAGCAGCAACAAAAGCAACAAAAGAGACAGAAACAAAGACAGAAACAAGATAGGAATGAAAGTAATCTATTTAAATTAGTTTTAAGACATTTACCTCCTAATTTAAATTctgaaaatttcattaagaaTGTCAGTCTCTCAAAGAATATTCATGATTTATATCTTGAATGGTACTACATTCAAGGTCATTATTCTTCGAAATTATTTAAGCAGCCACATTATTCAAGAGcttatttcattttcgaCTCCATagtaaaattgaataagTTTGCCAGTATtgtgaaaaatatgaagtTCATTGATGATCATGAGAATGTAATGATTCCCTTGTTGACATTATCATCTTATATTAAAAGCATTGAAGAGAATGTTCCAGAGAGATCTAGAAATAATCCTAAAAAGCATCAAAGGACGAAGGCCCCCAAGAAGGATATCTTGGAAGgaactattgaaaatgatgatctATTTAAGATGTTTCTTGGTCGAagtaaagaaaatgataaagttaTTGATTACGGTAATTTCAGTTTATTAAGACCTGTTCGGAAAGAAGTATCAAGACAAAAGGAAGCTGATATTGCAGCAGCTAAGAAAAGTGAACTAGCATTGACCAAATTAGCTGGTGGTTCAGCTTCTTCAACTAAGGATGTTACGAGTCAAGCAAAGAATGCAAACAAAGATaagaataaagataaaatcagtaaggaaaataaaaaagagaAGCAAAAAGGTGCCAAAGCAACAACGGGAACTACCGAAGGTAAGAAAAAATCGAGACGatcgaagaagaaaaagaagaacgTGCCAGCAACTAATACTAACATGGGGTCAGGAAACTTAACTTTTGAATCAAGTACCGACAATGCTACAAATAAGAAACCAACGCAAAATGTAGTTATTCTTGAAGCAGCTGGTAAAAaggaattacaaaaaaggaagaaacAGATATCAAAGACTTCTAACGTTATGCCATCATTGTTATCACAAACTAACAACAATCATATTGATAGTCCCactaaaaatattcaatctTCTATTAAGATCTTAAAACGAgagaaatga
- the SMD1 gene encoding mRNA splicing protein SMD1 (similar to Saccharomyces cerevisiae SMD1 (YGR074W); ancestral locus Anc_3.139), whose amino-acid sequence MKLVNFLKKLRNEQVTIELKNGTTVWGTLQTVSPQMNTTLTDVKLSLPRNASQGISAGSVAIASVYLTNGTSGTSNNNPTGIESSTTSLQYINIRGNTIRQIILPDSLNLDSLLVDEKELNKLRKLGKVSDDSNRKRKRGFSENTTKRVRRAL is encoded by the coding sequence ATGAAATTGgtgaattttttaaagaaactTCGTAATGAACAAGTAACCatagaattgaaaaatggtaCCACAGTTTGGGGCACTTTACAAACCGTATCTCCACAAATGAACACAACTTTAACAGACGTAAAATTGTCGTTACCTCGTAATGCCTCTCAAGGCATCTCAGCTGGATCGGTTGCTATAGCTTCTGTATATTTAACGAATGGAACTAGCGGTacaagtaataataatccaaCAGGAATTGAATCTTCTACAACTTCATTACAATACATCAATATCCGTGGTAATACAATAAGACAAATAATATTGCCagattcattaaatttagATTCGTTACTCGTTGACGAAAAGGaattaaacaaattaaGGAAATTAGGGAAAGTGTCAGATGATTCCAATAGAAAGAGGAAGCGTGGGTTTAGTGAGAATACCACGAAAAGAGTAAGAAGAGCTCTATAA
- the PEX8 gene encoding Pex8p (similar to Saccharomyces cerevisiae PEX8 (YGR077C); ancestral locus Anc_3.136), giving the protein MNNNNRIDPISHLITLLRSHSGTIPIETLPAILNNAIYYIPRARSKENLQYLVSSFFQSELWHQLKDPMELQRATQSIFQWKLEISEPIINLNDFFYVWNHSIINCNKWDIIKLSILSGIISTNETFLQLQKQYFLDDSGRVQEMYTTWKQKYFLPIWCQSIHQWNYKPNDKSKSPELDDLVLIYSASQLDDSNMEFLMKNNIPWNFIVESCMKLSIQYITKGNLRDKRNQNDKMLQLNLNQVAKTLMTGIPRCDIRTVSKVLNNYTSVCFDVCTKEVNHGNSEIKYADEYYSNIFIFILLTLKSCLQRSNKYGMIPELWYNQIILCLFYLNFIALDFGTVGFQLYDYVYDVTVTGIKMTSNIQFKNNGMSYYEDIINNLKGNIWLNDNGFANKINKSKMTFFLIFLQKTLPGLDGITGTFYNETITPLEYLCFEENNKDETIRDLLHGVILSVFDNIRFVSGTGLLIWQADHLLRYINLCYDQYHNKNNLSEKQLLIIIQTLGPKSVFLRTFNRDLTGELLHLTYLRVINCSPNEVEQQKTFIKCIIFLLSFTDDRYMCDWLDNIRELILKTKLDKKQYNELLHLLWNVISDIKSGTAIKWWYMHKESLRSKL; this is encoded by the coding sequence atgaataataataatagaattgATCCAATATCGCATTTAATCACATTACTCCGATCCCATTCAGGAACAATACCGATTGAGACATTGCCTGCCATTTTAAATAATGCCATATACTATATACCAAGAGCTCGTtccaaagaaaatttacaatACTTAGTATCTTCCTTTTTCCAATCAGAATTATGGCATCAATTGAAGGATCCCATGGAATTACAAAGAGCTACACAATCAATATTTCAATGGAAACTAGAAATTTCTGAACCGATCATTAATTTAAACGACTTTTTTTACGTTTGGAACCATTCTATTATCAATTGTAATAAATGGGATATTATAAAATTAAGTATTTTGAGTGGTATTATCAGTACTAATGAAACGTTCCTTCAATTACAAAAGCAATATTTTTTAGATGACTCAGGAAGGGTTCAAGAAATGTATACCACatggaaacaaaaatatttcttacCTATATGGTGCCAATCGATTCATCAATGGAATTATAAACCTAATGACAAATCCAAGTCGCCTGAATTAGATGACTTGgttttaatatattcagCAAGCCAACTCGATGACAGTAATATGGAAtttttaatgaagaataatattccaTGGAATTTTATCGTTGAATCTTGTATGAAATTATCGATACAATATATTACCAAGGGTAATCTGAGGGACAAACGAAACCAGAATGATAAAATGTTACAActaaatttaaatcaagTAGCTAAAACTTTAATGACTGGAATACCAAGGTGTGATATTAGGACAGTTTCAAAAgtattaaataattatacTAGTGTTTGTTTTGACGTTTGTACTAAGGAAGTGAATCATGGTAATTctgaaataaaatatgCGGATGAGTATTATTCGAAcatattcattttcatattgCTAACTTTGAAAAGTTGTTTACAACGCAGTAATAAATATGGAATGATTCCAGAATTATGGTATaaccaaataatattgtGCCTTTTCTATCTCAATTTCATTGCATTGGATTTTGGTACAGTAGGTTTCCAATTGTACGATTACGTGTATGATGTGACAGTCACTGGTATCAAGATGACTAGtaatattcaattcaaaaataatggaatgagttattatgaagatataataaataatctaAAGGGCAATATTTGGTTAAACGATAACGGGTTTGCAAACAAGATAAATAAGTCGAAGATGactttttttctaatatttttacaaaaaacCTTACCTGGCCTCGATGGTATCACAGGAACCTTTTATAATGAAACGATTACTCCATTAGAATATCTGTGCTTTgaggaaaataataaagatgagACTATTCGAGATCTACTGCATGGTGTGATATTATCagtatttgataatataagATTCGTCTCTGGTACAGGCCTACTTATTTGGCAAGCTGACCATCTCTTACGATATATCAACCTTTGTTATGATCAGTAccataataagaataatcTATCGGAAAAACAATTACTGATAATTATCCAAACTTTAGGGCCTAAATCAGTTTTCTTAAGAACGTTTAATCGAGATTTAACTGGGGAACTGTTACATCTTACTTATTTGAGGGTTATAAATTGCTCTCCCAATGAAGTAGAACAACAGAAGACTTTCATTAAATGCataattttccttttatcGTTCACGGATGATCGATATATGTGTGACTGGCTAGATAATATCCGTGAACTAATATTGAAGACAAAACTTGACAAGAAACAGTATAATGAGTTGTTACATCTGCTATGGAATGTCATATCTGATATTAAGTCAGGTACAGCCATTAAATGGTGGTATATGCACAAAGAGTCATTGAGAAGTAagttataa
- the DSC2 gene encoding Dsc2p (similar to Saccharomyces cerevisiae YOL073C; ancestral locus Anc_3.135), with translation MSLEGPTGLFQYPVTKLAMICTGAIPLLAAIGGYKYLFITRYDPFISEYHQYYRLLTFQLASINESNVVLSILIWYQFRHLERLMGSYKYFSVITLLFLYTTLIISCSNLIFNAFLPWNIWNRFPSGSLPLLLSLFHFYKQYTPQIYQFEILLTKPIFSKSKDHNKQMKWELNDHFFLNTLIFILILNQDFVGIICGFVSWLCGVFVDKHLLPGLNKWRLPYIWRYFNEYKSVQYTSGTNNVDPTVGIIMSSNTYNNGQQFSSTTSVNTLLHNGNSHANNNNNNNNGSSNNGIGINISNPLQTQGTTQTTEEENAADEPVRPLGVQFLDTFRR, from the coding sequence ATGTCATTAGAAGGTCCTACTGGTTTATTCCAATATCCTGTCACCAAATTAGCCATGATATGTACAGGAGCAATCCCCTTATTGGCAGCCATTGGAGGTTATAAATACCTTTTTATTACACGATATGATCCCTTCATCTCTGAGTACCACCAATATTATAGACTTCTTACTTTCCAACTTGCATCAATAAATGAATCAAACGTGGTTTTGTCAATACTGATATGGTACCAATTCAGACATCTTGAACGACTAATGGGATCTTATAAGTATTTCAGTGTCATAACtttattgtttctttataCTACACTGATAATATCATGTTCcaatttaatattcaatgCTTTCTTACCATGGAACATTTGGAATAGATTTCCTAGTGGTTCATTGCCTCTACTTTTATCCTTATTCCATTTTTATAAACAATACACGCCCCAAATTTACCAATTCGAAATACTTTTAACTAAACCAATTTTTTCCAAGTCAAAAGAtcataataaacaaatgaaaTGGGAATTGAATGATCACTTCTTCTTGAACACGTTAATCTTTATTTTAATTCTAAACCAAGATTTTGTTGGAATAATTTGTGGATTCGTATCCTGGTTATGTGGAGTATTTGTTGATAAGCACTTATTACCAGGTTTGAACAAATGGAGACTACCTTATATCTGGagatatttcaatgaataCAAATCTGTACAATATACCAGTGGTACTAATAATGTCGATCCTACCGTTGGCATAATTATGAGCAGTAATACTTATAACAATGGACAACAATTCTCCTCTACGACGTCAGTGAATACATTACTCCATAATGGTAATAGTCAtgctaataataacaataataataacaatggaAGTAGTAACAATGGTATTGGTATTAATATTTCGAATCCCTTACAAACTCAAGGAACTACCCAAACTACTGAGGAAGAAAATGCAGCTGATGAACCTGTTAGACCATTGGGAGTACAGTTTTTAGACACATTTAGGAGATAG
- the NDAI0B02650 gene encoding plasma-membrane proton-efflux P-type ATPase, which translates to MSVNDGTVEKEDIPLQQKPNHPVSQTTQVKKEIKNEKPPVNSDEEEEEEEDIDALIDELQSDNEGQYDEEAEENERVAAGEARPIPEAMLQTNPEIGLTSDEVLKRRKKYGLNQMSEESENLIVKFLMFFVGPIQFVMEAAAILAAGLSDWVDFGVICGLLLLNASVGFIQEFQAGSIVAELKKTLANTATVIRDGNLVEIPANEVVPGDILQLDDGTIIPADGRIVTEDTFVQIDQSAITGESLAVDKHYGDQTFSSSTVKRGNAFMIVVATGDNTFVGRAASLVNKASGGQGHFTEVLNGIGIILLVLVIITLLVVWTASFYRTDGIVTILRFTLGITIVGVPVGLPAVVTTTMAVGAAYLAKKQAIVQKLSAIESLAGVEILCSDKTGTLTKNKLSLHEPYTVEGVSASDLMLTACLAASRKKKGLDAIDKAFLKSLADYPEAKNALSKYKVLEFYPFDPVSKKVTAVVETEEGETIVCVKGAPLFVLKTVEQDHPIPEEIHENYENKVAELASRGFRALGVARKRGEGHWEIMGVMPCMDPPRNDTAQTVAEARTLGLRVKMLTGDAVGIAKETCRQLGLGTNIYNAEKLGLGDGGDMPGSELADFVENADGFAEVFPQHKYRVVEILQNRGYLVAMTGDGVNDAPSLKKADTGIAVEGATDAARSAADIVFLAPGLSAIIDALKTSRQIFHRMYAYVVYRIALSIHLEIFFGLWIAILNRFLTIELIVFIAIFADVATLAIAYDNAPFSQSPVKWNLPRLWGMSVVLGIILAIGSWISLTTMFLPRGGIIQNFGSIDGVMFLEISLTENWLIFITRAVGPFWSSIPSWQLAGAVFAVDIIATMFALFGWWSQNWNDIVTIVRVWVWSLGVFCVLGGAYYLMSTSVMFDRLMNRKPLHEVPKSKRSIEDFLSAMQRVSTQHEKEV; encoded by the coding sequence ATGTCTGTAAATGACGGTACAGTGGAGAAGGAAGATATACCTCTCCAACAAAAGCCCAACCATCCCGTTTCTCAAACTACACAGGttaagaaagaaatcaaaaacGAAAAACCTCCAGTTAATAGcgacgaagaagaagaagaagaagaagatatcgATGCTTTAATCGATGAATTACAATCAGATAATGAAGGTCAGTATGATGAAGAAgcagaagaaaatgaacgTGTAGCAGCAGGTGAGGCAAGACCAATCCCTGAAGCCATGTTACAAACAAATCCTGAAATCGGTCTAACTAGTGATgaagttttgaaaagaaggaagaaataTGGTCTTAATCAAATGAGTGAAGAATctgaaaatttaattgtCAAATTCTTGATGTTTTTCGTGGGTCCAATTCAATTCGTCATGGAAGCTGCCGCTATATTGGCTGCCGGTTTGTCTGATTGGGTCGATTTCGGGGTTATCTGTGGgttgttattgttaaaTGCATCTGTTGGATTCATTCAAGAATTCCAAGCAGGTTCTATTGTTGCtgaattaaagaaaactTTGGCAAATACAGCTACTGTAATTAGAGACGGTAATTTAGTAGAGATTCCTGCAAATGAAGTTGTCCCCGGTGATATTTTACAATTGGATGATGGTACAATTATTCCTGCAGATGGACGTATTGTAACTGAAGATACTTTTGTTCAAATTGACCAATCTGCTATCACTGGTGAATCATTGGCTGTTGATAAACATTATGGTGATCAaacattttcttcttctacaGTTAAGAGAGGTAATGCCTTTatgattgttgttgctaCTGGTGATAATACATTCGTTGGGAGAGCCGCTTCCCTAGTTAACAAAGCTTCTGGTGGACAAGGTCATTTCACTGAAGTATTAAATGGGATCGGTATTATATTACTAGTCCTAGTCattattacattattaGTGGTTTGGACAGCGTCATTCTACAGAACAGATGGTATTGTTACAATACTAAGATTCACTTTAGGTATCACAATTGTTGGTGTTCCAGTTGGTTTGCCTGCAGTGGTGACCACAACTATGGCAGTTGGTGCTGCGTATTTAGCCAAGAAACAAGCCATTGTTCAGAAATTATCCGCAATTGAATCCCTAGCAGGTGTCGAAATCCTTTGTTCAGATAAAACAGGGACTTTAactaaaaataaactatCATTACATGAACCATATACTGTTGAAGGTGTTTCTGCTAGTGATTTGATGTTGACAGCATGTCTTGCTGcatcaagaaagaaaaaagggTTGGATGCTATTGATAAAGcttttttgaaatcattgGCAGATTACCCAGAAGCTAAGAACGctttatcaaaatataaagtaTTAGAATTTTATCCGTTTGATCCTGTGTCAAAGAAAGTCACTGCTGTCGTTGAAACAGAGGAAGGTGAGACTATCGTGTGTGTTAAAGGTGCACCATTATTTGTATTGAAAACAGTGGAACAAGATCATCCAATTCCTGAAGAAATTCATGAGAATTATGAAAACAAAGTAGCAGAATTAGCATCAAGAGGATTCCGTGCATTGGGAGTGGCAAGAAAAAGGGGTGAAGGTCATTGGGAAATCATGGGTGTTATGCCATGTATGGATCCTCCAAGAAATGATACAGCTCAAACAGTTGCAGAAGCAAGAACTTTAGGATTAAGAGTTAAGATGCTTACTGGTGATGCCGTGGGTATTGCCAAAGAAACTTGTAGACAATTAGGATTAGGTACAAACATTTATAATGCTGAAAAATTAGGTTTAGGTGATGGTGGTGACATGCCAGGTTCAGAATTGGCAGATTTCGTAGAAAACGCAGATGGTTTCGCAGAAGTTTTCCCTCAACATAAGTATAGAGTTGTCGAAATTTTGCAAAATAGAGGTTACTTAGTGGCAATGACAGGTGATGGTGTTAATGATGCACCATCTTTAAAGAAGGCAGATACTGGTATTGCCGTTGAAGGTGCTACTGATGCGGCAAGATCAGCTGCAGATATCGTATTTTTGGCTCCTGGTTTATCTGCTATTATTGACGCTTTAAAGACTTCAAGACAAATTTTCCACAGAATGTACGCATACGTGGTTTATCGTATTGCATTATCCATCCATTTAGAAATCTTTTTCGGTTTATGGATTGCCATTTTGAATAGATTTTTAACTATTGAATTGATTGTTTTCATAGCCATTTTCGCAGATGTGGCAACTTTAGCTATTGCTTACGATAATGCACCATTTTCACAGAGTCCTGTCAAATGGAACTTACCAAGATTATGGGGTATGTCTGTCGTTCTCGGTATCATTTTAGCTATTGGATCTTGGATTTCATTGACTACGATGTTCTTACCAAGAGGTggtattattcaaaattttggTTCCATTGATGGTGTTATGTTTTTAGAAATATCATTGACTGAAAATTGGTTAATTTTCATTACAAGAGCAGTAGGTCCATTTTGGTCTTCGATTCCATCATGGCAATTAGCTGGAGCTGTCTTTGCAGTTGATATTATAGCTACAATGTTTGCATTATTTGGTTGGTGGTCTCAGAATTGGAATGATATTGTTACGATTGTTCGAGTTTGGGTTTGGTCGTTAGGTGTCTTTTGTGTGTTGGGAGGAGCCTACTATCTAATGTCAACATCAGTCATGTTCGATAGATTGATGAATAGAAAACCATTGCACGAAGTTCCTAAATCAAAGAGATCGATCGAAGATTTCTTATCTGCAATGCAAAGAGTATCCACTCAACACGAAAAAGAGGTATAG